Proteins from one Argopecten irradians isolate NY chromosome 15, Ai_NY, whole genome shotgun sequence genomic window:
- the LOC138309303 gene encoding NADH dehydrogenase [ubiquinone] flavoprotein 1, mitochondrial-like isoform X1, with protein MASLCRLTTSRIASAVQKVPQLSVACVRTNTTEAKPEKTKYGPLKDEDRIFTNLYGRHDWGIKGAMGRGDWYKTKEILDKGHDWILKEVTTSGLRGRGGAGFPTGMKWGFMNRPSDGRPKYLVVNADEGEPGTCKDREIMRHDPHKLVEGCLIAGRAMRAQAAYIYIRGEFYNEASNLNVAIKEAYKAGFIGKNACGSGYDFDVFVHRGAGAYICGEETSLIESLEGKAGKPRLKPPFPADVGVFGCPTTVANVETVAVAPAICRRSGDWFASFGRERNRGSKLFNISGHVNNPTTVEEEMSIPLRELIERHAGGVIGGWDNLLAVIPGGSSTPLIPKSVCDDVMMDFDALVQAQTGLGTAAIIVMNKDADIVRCISRLIEFYKHESCGQCTPCREGTGWMMKMMTRFESGNAQPEEIDMLYELSKQIEGHTICALGDGAAWPVQGLIRHFRPELERRMSEFAKKQQKATA; from the exons ATGGCAAGCCTCTGCAGATTAACGACGTCACGGATTGCTTCAG CTGTACAGAAAGTGCCACAGCTTTCAGTAGCATGTGTGAGAACTAATACAACAGAAGCAAAGCCTGAAAAG ACAAAATATGGTCCTTTGAAAGATGAAGACAGAATTTTCACAAATTTATATGGCAGACATGACTGGGGAATCAAAGGAGCCATGGGCCGA GGGGACTGGTACAAAACTAAGGAGATCTTGGATAAGGGACACGATTGGATCCTAAAGGAGGTCACGACCTCGGGGCTGAGAGGTCGTGGAGGGGCAGGTTTCCCTACTGGAATGAAATGGGGATTCATGAACCGGCCCAGTGATGGAAG ACCTAAGTACTTGGTAGTAAATGCTGACGAGGGAGAGCCAGGGACGTGTAAGGACAGGGAGATAATGAGGCATGACCCACACAAGCTGGTCGAGGGCTGTCTCATAGCTGGTCGCGCTATGAGGGCTCAGGCAG CGTACATCTACATCAGAGGAGAGTTTTACAATGAAGCGTCGAACCTAAATGTGGCTATAAAGGAG GCGTACAAAGCTGGATTTATTGGTAAAAATGCCTGTGGTTCTGGCTACGACTTTGACGTGTTTGTTCACCGTGGGGCTGGGGCCTACATCTGTGGAGAGGAGACT TCACTGATCGAGTCCCTAGAGGGTAAGGCTGGTAAACCCAGACTAAAGCCGCCATTCCCTGCTGATGTTGGTGTGTTCGGCTGTCCTACAACTGTAGCCAATGTCGAGACTGTCGCCGTAGCACcg gcCATTTGTAGACGGTCTGGTGACTGGTTTGCTTCATTTGGAAGGGAACGAAACCGTGGTTCAAAG CTCTTCAACATTTCCGGCCATGTAAATAATCCTACGACTGTTGAGGAGGAAATGTCCATCCCACTACGGGAGCTGATTGAGCGACACGCTGGTGGAGTGATTGGGGGCTGGGATAACCTGCTGGCTGTGATCCCTGGGGGGTCCTCTACACCACTCATACCAAAAAG TGtgtgtgatgatgtgatgatggaTTTCGATGCTCTGGTACAGGCCCAGACTGGTCTTGGTACAGCAGCCATCATCGTGATGAACAAAGATGCCGACATTGTCAGGTGTATCTCCCgtctcatagagttctacaaACACGAGAGCTGTGGACAG TGCACACCTTGTCGAGAAGGAACAGGAtggatgatgaagatgatgaccagATTTG AGTCTGGGAATGCTCAGCCGGAGGAGATTGACATGCTGTATGAACTAAGTAAACAGATAGAGGGACACACAATATGTGCTTTAGGAGACGGGGCCGCCTGGCCAGTACAG gGACTTATTCGACATTTTAGACCAGAACTTGAGCGAAGGATGTCAGAATTTGCAAAGAAACAGCAAAAGGCAACAGCATGA
- the LOC138309303 gene encoding NADH dehydrogenase [ubiquinone] flavoprotein 1, mitochondrial-like isoform X3: MASLCRLTTSRIASAVQKVPQLSVACVRTNTTEAKPEKTKYGPLKDEDRIFTNLYGRHDWGIKGAMGRGDWYKTKEILDKGHDWILKEVTTSGLRGRGGAGFPTGMKWGFMNRPSDGRPKYLVVNADEGEPGTCKDREIMRHDPHKLVEGCLIAGRAMRAQAAYIYIRGEFYNEASNLNVAIKEAYKAGFIGKNACGSGYDFDVFVHRGAGAYICGEETSLIESLEGKAGKPRLKPPFPADVGVFGCPTTVANVETVAVAPAICRRSGDWFASFGRERNRGSKLFNISGHVNNPTTVEEEMSIPLRELIERHAGGVIGGWDNLLAVIPGGSSTPLIPKSVCDDVMMDFDALVQAQTGLGTAAIIVMNKDADIVRCISRLIEFYKHESCGQCTPCREGTGWMMKMMTRFESGNAQPEEIDMLYELSKQIEGHTICALGDGAAWPVQGLIRHFRPELERRMSEFAKKQQKATA; encoded by the exons ATGGCAAGCCTCTGCAGATTAACGACGTCACGGATTGCTTCAG CTGTACAGAAAGTGCCACAGCTTTCAGTAGCGTGTGTGAGAACTAATACAACAGAAGCAAAGCCTGAAAAG ACAAAATATGGTCCTTTGAAAGATGAAGACAGAATTTTCACAAATTTATATGGCAGACATGACTGGGGAATCAAAGGAGCCATGGGCCGA GGGGACTGGTACAAAACTAAGGAGATCTTGGATAAGGGACACGATTGGATCCTAAAGGAGGTCACGACCTCGGGGCTGAGAGGTCGTGGAGGGGCAGGTTTCCCTACTGGAATGAAATGGGGATTCATGAACCGGCCCAGTGATGGAAG ACCTAAGTACTTGGTAGTAAATGCTGACGAGGGAGAGCCAGGGACGTGTAAGGACAGGGAGATAATGAGGCATGACCCACACAAGCTGGTCGAGGGCTGTCTCATAGCTGGTCGCGCTATGAGGGCTCAGGCAG CGTACATCTACATCAGAGGAGAGTTTTACAATGAAGCGTCGAACCTAAATGTGGCTATAAAGGAG GCGTACAAAGCTGGATTTATTGGTAAAAATGCCTGTGGTTCTGGCTACGACTTTGACGTGTTTGTTCACCGTGGGGCTGGGGCCTACATCTGTGGAGAGGAGACT TCACTGATCGAGTCCCTAGAGGGTAAGGCTGGTAAACCCAGACTAAAGCCGCCATTCCCTGCTGATGTTGGTGTGTTCGGCTGTCCTACAACTGTAGCCAATGTCGAGACTGTCGCCGTAGCACcg gcCATTTGTAGACGGTCTGGTGACTGGTTTGCTTCATTTGGAAGGGAACGAAACCGTGGTTCAAAG CTCTTCAACATTTCCGGCCATGTAAATAATCCTACGACTGTTGAGGAGGAAATGTCCATCCCACTACGGGAGCTGATTGAGCGACACGCTGGTGGAGTGATTGGGGGCTGGGATAACCTGCTGGCTGTGATCCCTGGGGGGTCCTCTACACCACTCATACCAAAAAG TGtgtgtgatgatgtgatgatggaTTTCGATGCTCTGGTACAGGCCCAGACTGGTCTTGGTACAGCAGCCATCATCGTGATGAACAAAGATGCCGACATTGTCAGGTGTATCTCCCgtctcatagagttctacaaACACGAGAGCTGTGGACAG TGCACACCTTGTCGAGAAGGAACAGGAtggatgatgaagatgatgaccagATTTG AGTCTGGGAATGCTCAGCCGGAGGAGATTGACATGCTGTATGAACTAAGTAAACAGATAGAGGGACACACAATATGTGCTTTAGGAGACGGGGCCGCCTGGCCAGTACAG gGACTTATTCGACATTTTAGACCAGAACTTGAGCGAAGGATGTCAGAATTTGCAAAGAAACAGCAAAAGGCAACAGCATGA